The following are encoded in a window of Flavobacterium cupriresistens genomic DNA:
- a CDS encoding SLBB domain-containing protein, producing the protein MKKIIYVLTLFFVLLVSFNASAQDILKSRDLSTLKVDDLTDGDLANISAQLKSNNTTIEQVEAMALSKGMSQVEYDKLKMRLNGYSGKSDNTNDKPEIQVNKVGFGRQQEKIVNEKIKDTDNNLIFGSDLFDNPTLNFEPDLKLATPMNYILGPGDELQISVYGIQEYNSSIPVSVEGKVSIQYVGQIFVSGMTVEAATQKIKAAIAKVYSTVRSGQSQVSVSLGKIRTIKVTIVGGKQPGNYSISSLATVYNALHLAGGPGKNGSYRNIELIRNNKIFRNIDIYRFLVKGDQSDNVGLRDNDVIRIPAYSQRVTVQGEVKRPGIFEMKKGETFSDLLNFASGFNELAYTASINVVQKTGKEFKVQDINESDFATYSPKSGDVFTVTKILNRFENRIKIEGAVFRPDYYSFTEGMKISDLITRAEGLKEDAYSKRARIIRLKSDLTTEIVNIDLSAALSGDLNADIELRREDIVTIYSILDFREEYKVTIDGEVKKPGVYEYYENLTLNDLIIQVGGLTGSASKRVEIARMVKSDSINDGDPKRIELVQLEITTDNNEQIKNFLLKPFDVINIRRVAVYEKPKMVIVSGAVTYPGKYVLASKVEKVYDIVMRAGGLTSIANLEGMKIKRPIKQEEIDRLESIDLNLAKNDSLKEKLASIKFSTIPINWEKIVKDKDHYSNVTLFPGDEIEVALYNEGVKVTGNVLLTSEIPYRSGKGFRYYIDAVGGVNNKGWKRKAYIIYPNGKADVTKSFLFFRTYPTVEPDSQIVVPEKPVAKKMSTGEWVSIGSVITSLALLIVTAFK; encoded by the coding sequence ATGAAAAAGATTATATACGTTCTTACTTTGTTTTTTGTTTTATTAGTTTCTTTTAATGCAAGTGCTCAGGATATACTTAAGTCACGAGATTTAAGTACTTTAAAAGTAGATGACTTGACAGATGGTGATTTGGCTAATATTAGTGCACAATTAAAAAGTAATAATACTACGATTGAACAAGTTGAAGCAATGGCACTTTCAAAAGGAATGAGTCAGGTAGAATATGACAAACTGAAAATGAGGCTTAATGGATATTCGGGAAAATCGGATAATACAAATGATAAGCCTGAAATCCAGGTTAATAAAGTTGGATTTGGAAGACAACAAGAAAAGATTGTTAATGAAAAGATAAAAGATACAGATAATAACTTGATTTTTGGCTCAGACTTATTTGATAATCCAACTTTAAATTTTGAACCTGATTTAAAGTTAGCTACTCCAATGAATTACATATTAGGACCTGGTGATGAATTACAAATAAGCGTTTATGGTATTCAGGAATATAATTCTAGCATACCTGTAAGTGTAGAGGGAAAAGTTTCCATTCAATATGTAGGGCAAATTTTTGTTTCTGGAATGACTGTTGAGGCTGCAACACAAAAGATAAAAGCTGCAATTGCTAAAGTGTATAGTACTGTTCGTTCAGGGCAATCCCAAGTAAGTGTAAGCTTAGGTAAGATTCGTACTATAAAAGTTACAATAGTTGGAGGTAAACAGCCAGGGAATTATTCGATTTCTTCTTTAGCTACTGTTTACAATGCCTTGCATTTAGCTGGTGGACCTGGAAAAAATGGTAGTTACAGGAATATTGAATTAATTAGAAATAATAAAATTTTTAGAAATATTGACATCTATAGGTTTTTAGTAAAAGGAGATCAATCTGATAATGTAGGTTTAAGAGACAATGATGTTATTCGAATTCCGGCTTATAGTCAAAGGGTAACAGTACAAGGAGAAGTAAAACGTCCCGGAATTTTTGAAATGAAAAAAGGAGAAACTTTTTCAGATTTGTTAAACTTTGCTTCAGGATTTAATGAATTAGCTTATACAGCTTCGATAAATGTTGTTCAAAAAACGGGAAAAGAGTTTAAAGTTCAAGACATAAATGAAAGTGATTTTGCAACTTATAGTCCGAAGTCAGGTGATGTCTTTACCGTTACGAAAATTTTAAACCGATTTGAAAATCGTATCAAAATTGAAGGAGCAGTTTTTAGACCAGATTACTATTCTTTTACTGAGGGAATGAAAATTTCAGATCTTATTACTAGAGCAGAAGGACTTAAAGAGGACGCATATAGTAAAAGGGCAAGAATTATCCGTTTAAAATCTGATTTAACAACAGAAATTGTTAATATAGATTTGAGCGCAGCATTGTCGGGTGACTTAAATGCTGATATTGAATTAAGAAGAGAAGATATTGTAACTATATACTCTATTTTAGATTTTAGAGAGGAATATAAAGTTACTATCGACGGTGAAGTAAAAAAACCTGGAGTATATGAATACTATGAAAATCTAACTTTAAATGATTTAATTATACAGGTCGGCGGGTTGACTGGTTCTGCATCTAAGCGTGTTGAAATTGCTAGAATGGTAAAATCTGATTCGATTAACGATGGAGATCCAAAACGTATTGAATTAGTACAACTAGAAATCACCACAGATAACAATGAACAGATTAAGAATTTTCTTTTAAAACCTTTTGATGTAATTAATATTAGAAGAGTAGCTGTTTACGAAAAACCTAAAATGGTTATCGTTTCTGGAGCAGTAACTTATCCAGGGAAATACGTTTTGGCCAGTAAAGTTGAAAAAGTATACGATATAGTGATGAGAGCAGGAGGCTTAACTTCTATTGCAAACTTGGAAGGGATGAAAATTAAGAGACCTATTAAACAAGAAGAAATCGATAGATTAGAGAGTATAGATTTAAATTTAGCTAAGAATGACTCTTTAAAAGAAAAACTGGCTAGTATTAAATTCTCTACAATTCCGATTAATTGGGAAAAGATAGTAAAAGATAAAGACCATTATTCTAATGTTACTTTATTTCCAGGTGATGAAATTGAGGTGGCTCTCTATAATGAAGGGGTCAAAGTAACAGGGAATGTCTTGCTAACTTCCGAGATTCCATATAGAAGTGGAAAGGGATTCAGATATTATATAGATGCTGTTGGGGGAGTTAATAATAAAGGTTGGAAGAGAAAGGCATATATCATATATCCTAATGGAAAAGCAGATGTGACAAAATCATTTTTGTTTTTTAGAACTTATCCAACTGTAGAGCCTGATTCACAAATAGTTGTGCCGGAGAAACCTGTGGCCAAGAAAATGAGTACAGGTGAATGGGTTAGTATAGGAAGTGTTATAACAAGTTTAGCACTATTAATTGTTACAGCATTTAAATAA
- the rfbB gene encoding dTDP-glucose 4,6-dehydratase produces the protein MKKILITGGAGFIGSHVVRRFVNKYPDYQIFNLDALTYAGNLENIKDIENNSNYTFVKGDIVDEVFINDLFSEHEFEGVLHLAAESHVDRSIEDPLAFVKTNVIGTMNLLNAAKNQWKDNFEGKRFYHISTDEVYGSLGAEGLFTETTSYDPNSPYSASKASSDHFVRAYGETYGLPYVLTNCSNNYGSYHFPEKLIPLFINNIINNKPLPVYGDGNYTRDWLFVEDHAIAIDLVFHEGKNHDTYNIGGFNEWKNIDLVKLLCQIMDEKLGRVTGTSQELITYVKDRPGHDLRYAIDASKINKELGWKPSVTFEEGLEKTINWYLNNEEWLQNVTSGSYKEYYQKQYS, from the coding sequence ATGAAAAAAATTCTAATAACCGGTGGTGCTGGTTTCATTGGGTCACATGTCGTGAGACGATTTGTGAATAAATATCCTGATTATCAGATATTCAATTTAGATGCTTTGACTTATGCCGGTAATCTGGAGAATATAAAAGATATAGAAAATAACTCTAACTACACTTTCGTAAAAGGAGATATTGTAGACGAAGTATTTATAAATGATCTTTTTTCAGAACATGAATTTGAGGGAGTTTTGCATTTAGCTGCTGAATCTCATGTAGATCGTTCTATTGAAGATCCTTTAGCTTTTGTGAAAACAAATGTAATTGGTACAATGAATTTATTAAATGCTGCAAAGAATCAATGGAAAGACAATTTTGAAGGAAAGCGTTTTTACCACATCAGTACGGACGAAGTTTATGGTTCACTTGGAGCCGAAGGCCTTTTTACAGAAACTACGTCTTATGATCCAAATTCGCCCTATTCAGCTTCTAAAGCGAGTTCCGACCATTTTGTCAGAGCATACGGAGAAACATATGGTTTGCCATACGTTTTGACAAACTGTTCAAATAATTACGGTTCCTATCATTTTCCGGAAAAATTAATTCCGCTTTTTATTAATAATATAATTAATAATAAACCCTTGCCAGTTTATGGAGACGGTAATTATACACGTGATTGGTTGTTTGTAGAAGATCATGCAATTGCGATAGATTTAGTTTTTCACGAAGGAAAAAACCATGATACTTATAATATTGGAGGCTTCAACGAGTGGAAAAATATAGATTTAGTGAAATTATTATGCCAGATTATGGATGAGAAATTAGGTAGAGTAACCGGAACTTCACAGGAATTAATTACATATGTAAAAGACAGACCAGGACATGATTTGCGTTATGCTATTGATGCTTCAAAAATCAATAAAGAATTAGGATGGAAGCCATCTGTGACTTTTGAAGAAGGTCTTGAAAAAACAATTAATTGGTACCTTAACAACGAAGAATGGTTGCAAAATGTAACCTCAGGTTCCTATAAAGAGTATTACCAAAAGCAGTATTCTTAA
- a CDS encoding mannose-1-phosphate guanylyltransferase, whose translation MEISSSIIHVILTGGVGSRLWPLSRKSQPKQYLEIFEGKSLFEMTVERNSHLANKVMVVGNVDNHHLSSKVMDKTQTEFLNIVEATPRNTAAAIAFAAFASHPDDVLIVTPSDHIIDKMEEYNKAIHEAILKANEGYIVTFGIIPTKPETGYGYIESNGDKVISFREKPNETTAKNFIARGNFLWNSGMFCFKAGVLLDELKQFQPDVYEKAKIVWESGKNGVLDLDLSLEIPSISIDYAVMERSKKIKVVPASFSWSDLGSFESVYDYLVSKGHAVDKNGNMVIGTDKYTAFLGLKNTIFVCTDTANLLLQKENSQDVKDLYGELEKANSHLLN comes from the coding sequence ATGGAAATAAGCAGTTCAATCATACATGTAATTTTGACTGGCGGAGTTGGGAGCAGATTATGGCCTTTGTCACGAAAAAGCCAACCCAAACAATATCTGGAGATATTTGAAGGGAAGTCTTTATTTGAAATGACAGTAGAAAGAAACAGTCATTTGGCTAATAAAGTTATGGTGGTAGGTAATGTTGATAATCACCACTTAAGCAGTAAGGTGATGGATAAGACCCAGACTGAATTTCTAAATATTGTAGAAGCTACCCCAAGAAATACGGCTGCAGCTATTGCTTTTGCGGCATTTGCATCTCATCCTGATGATGTATTAATTGTGACGCCCTCAGATCATATTATTGATAAGATGGAAGAGTATAATAAAGCCATACATGAAGCTATTTTAAAAGCAAATGAAGGTTATATCGTAACATTCGGAATTATTCCAACCAAACCGGAAACGGGATATGGTTATATTGAATCTAATGGAGATAAAGTAATTTCATTTCGTGAAAAACCAAATGAAACAACAGCTAAAAACTTTATAGCAAGAGGTAATTTTTTATGGAACAGTGGTATGTTCTGTTTTAAAGCAGGGGTTCTTTTAGATGAGCTAAAACAATTTCAACCTGATGTTTATGAAAAAGCAAAGATAGTTTGGGAATCGGGTAAGAATGGAGTACTTGATTTGGATTTGTCTTTAGAAATTCCATCCATTAGTATTGATTATGCGGTAATGGAACGTAGTAAAAAAATTAAAGTAGTTCCTGCTTCATTTTCATGGTCCGATTTGGGATCATTTGAGTCTGTTTATGACTATTTGGTATCTAAAGGACATGCTGTAGATAAAAATGGAAATATGGTAATTGGGACTGATAAATACACAGCATTCTTAGGATTGAAAAATACTATTTTTGTTTGCACGGATACTGCAAATCTATTATTGCAAAAAGAGAATTCACAAGATGTAAAAGATTTATATGGTGAATTAGAAAAAGCAAATTCACATTTATTAAATTAA
- a CDS encoding nucleotide sugar dehydrogenase: protein MNENIKIAVIGLGYVGLPLARLFATKYAVIGFDINTSRVDSLKSGFDTTLEVDDVTLQKVLVDNPNVEIGLYCTTSLTDIADCNYFIITVPTPVDKNNRPDLTPLYKSSESVGKILKKGDIVIYESTVYPGVTEEQCVPVLENVSGLKFNEDFFAGYSPERINPGDKEHTVEKILKVTSGSTPEIGLKVDALYKSVITAGTHLAPSIKVAEAAKVIENSQRDINIAFVNELAKIFNLMNIDTQEVLTAAATKWNFLPFKPGLVGGHCIGVDPYYLAQRAQEFGYHPEIILAGRRLNDSMGEYIASQVVKLMIKKGISVNGANLLMLGITFKENCPDVRNTKIVDVIKALKEYGIAVTIYDPLASIDEVRKEYKLTTVDSIPKEKFDAIVLGVAHKEFLKLDFSGLQKSNSLVYDVKGVLGTVADNRL from the coding sequence TTGAATGAGAATATAAAAATAGCGGTTATCGGTCTGGGCTATGTCGGACTACCTTTAGCAAGGTTGTTTGCCACCAAGTATGCTGTTATCGGTTTTGATATTAATACATCAAGAGTAGATTCTTTAAAATCAGGATTTGATACTACACTGGAAGTGGATGATGTTACTTTGCAGAAAGTATTGGTAGATAATCCTAATGTTGAAATTGGACTGTACTGCACTACCTCTTTGACGGACATCGCAGATTGTAATTACTTTATAATAACAGTTCCAACACCAGTTGATAAAAATAACCGTCCGGATTTAACCCCATTGTATAAATCGAGTGAATCTGTTGGTAAAATACTGAAAAAAGGAGATATTGTTATTTATGAATCGACGGTTTATCCAGGCGTTACAGAAGAACAATGTGTACCTGTGTTGGAAAATGTTTCAGGTTTGAAATTTAATGAGGATTTTTTTGCAGGATATTCACCTGAAAGAATAAATCCCGGAGATAAAGAACACACGGTTGAGAAAATTCTGAAAGTAACTTCAGGATCAACTCCTGAAATTGGATTAAAAGTTGATGCACTATATAAATCTGTTATTACAGCAGGAACTCATTTAGCCCCTAGCATAAAAGTGGCAGAAGCCGCAAAAGTGATAGAAAACTCACAAAGGGATATTAATATCGCTTTTGTTAATGAATTAGCTAAGATATTCAACTTAATGAATATTGATACACAAGAAGTTCTGACAGCAGCAGCCACAAAATGGAATTTTTTACCATTTAAACCAGGTTTGGTTGGAGGTCATTGCATAGGTGTTGATCCATATTACTTGGCACAACGAGCACAGGAATTTGGGTATCATCCTGAAATAATTTTGGCAGGACGACGTTTAAATGACAGCATGGGAGAGTATATTGCTTCTCAAGTGGTTAAATTGATGATTAAAAAAGGGATTTCTGTAAATGGTGCCAATCTGTTAATGCTTGGAATTACATTTAAAGAAAATTGCCCTGACGTTCGAAATACTAAAATTGTAGATGTTATAAAAGCATTGAAAGAGTATGGAATAGCGGTAACGATATACGACCCGTTAGCAAGTATTGACGAGGTTAGAAAAGAATACAAGCTCACAACAGTAGATTCAATTCCAAAGGAGAAATTTGATGCTATTGTTTTAGGTGTCGCACACAAAGAATTTTTGAAACTGGATTTTTCCGGTTTGCAAAAATCAAATAGTTTAGTATATGATGTAAAAGGAGTTTTAGGTACTGTAGCCGATAATAGGTTGTAG
- a CDS encoding UpxY family transcription antiterminator, whose product MNWYVVYTKPKWEKKVAERLNQIGIECYCPVITQIKQWSDRKKKIEGPLFNSYVFVQLLDMDRNAVFQVAGVIRYLFWLGKPAIVKDEEIAIIKKGLSDSNVSDVSVTAFQVGDRIKLESGVFSSQNAIVQEISNTHYILVLESLGCVLKIKYK is encoded by the coding sequence ATGAATTGGTACGTAGTTTATACTAAGCCCAAATGGGAAAAGAAGGTTGCAGAGCGGCTAAATCAAATCGGAATCGAATGTTATTGTCCGGTAATTACTCAGATAAAGCAATGGTCGGATAGAAAGAAAAAAATTGAAGGGCCTCTTTTTAATTCCTATGTATTTGTTCAATTACTAGATATGGATCGAAATGCTGTTTTTCAGGTCGCTGGTGTAATTCGCTATTTGTTTTGGCTTGGAAAGCCGGCAATTGTTAAAGACGAAGAAATAGCTATAATAAAAAAGGGTCTTTCGGATTCAAATGTAAGCGATGTTTCGGTAACGGCATTTCAAGTTGGAGATCGCATAAAACTTGAATCCGGGGTTTTCAGTAGTCAAAATGCAATTGTTCAGGAAATTTCTAATACCCATTATATTTTGGTATTGGAATCTTTAGGTTGTGTTTTGAAAATTAAGTACAAGTAG
- a CDS encoding UDP-glucose 6-dehydrogenase codes for MEVTKICCIGAGYVGGPTMAVIAQKCPHIQVTVVDLNEQRIKDWNDPNTDNIPIYEPGLSEIVAEARGRNLFFSTEVEKAIDEAQVIFISVNTPTKTYGKGKGMAADLKYIELCARQIAKVAKENKIVVEKSTLPVRTAEAIKSILDNTGNGVQFQILSNPEFLAEGTAVTDLLNPDRILIGGDTTPEGEVAIKALVDVYANWVSEDKILTTNVWSSELSKLTANAFLAQRISSINAMSELCEKTGADVNEVARAIGMDSRIGSKFLKASVGFGGSCFQKDILNLVYIAKTYGLNEVADYWEQVIIMNDHQKRRFSNKIVQTLYNTVADKKITFLGWAFKKDTNDTRESAAIYVADDLINEQAKIAVYDPKVSRTKMLADLNYLETRTVEENNKAVLTFDNPYDACKDAHAIAILTEWDEFTTYDWQKIYDAMHKPAFVFDGRNILNAQELESIGFVYNGIGS; via the coding sequence ATGGAAGTAACAAAAATTTGTTGCATTGGTGCAGGTTATGTTGGAGGTCCGACGATGGCAGTAATTGCTCAAAAATGTCCACATATTCAAGTGACTGTTGTTGATTTGAACGAACAAAGAATTAAAGATTGGAACGATCCAAATACCGATAATATTCCGATTTACGAACCGGGACTTTCCGAAATTGTAGCGGAGGCAAGAGGAAGAAACCTTTTCTTTTCAACTGAAGTAGAAAAAGCGATTGATGAAGCTCAGGTGATTTTTATATCAGTAAATACGCCAACAAAAACCTACGGAAAAGGAAAAGGTATGGCAGCTGATTTGAAATATATTGAATTATGCGCCAGACAGATTGCAAAAGTGGCAAAAGAAAATAAAATCGTAGTTGAGAAATCGACTTTACCGGTACGTACTGCAGAAGCCATAAAAAGTATTTTAGATAATACCGGAAATGGAGTTCAATTTCAGATCTTATCCAATCCTGAATTTTTAGCAGAAGGAACTGCTGTTACAGATTTATTAAATCCGGATCGAATTTTAATTGGTGGCGATACTACTCCTGAAGGGGAAGTGGCTATTAAGGCTTTGGTAGATGTATATGCCAACTGGGTTAGTGAGGATAAAATTCTGACTACAAATGTTTGGTCTTCAGAATTGTCTAAACTTACAGCGAATGCCTTTTTAGCGCAACGTATTTCATCTATAAATGCAATGTCTGAACTTTGTGAAAAAACAGGTGCTGATGTAAACGAGGTGGCAAGAGCGATAGGAATGGACAGTAGAATTGGATCAAAATTTTTAAAAGCTTCCGTTGGTTTTGGTGGATCTTGCTTTCAAAAGGATATTTTGAATTTAGTTTATATTGCAAAAACATACGGATTGAATGAAGTGGCGGACTACTGGGAACAGGTTATTATTATGAATGATCATCAGAAGCGAAGATTTTCAAATAAGATCGTTCAGACTTTATACAATACGGTTGCTGATAAGAAAATTACCTTTTTGGGCTGGGCATTCAAAAAAGATACAAACGATACCCGTGAGTCTGCAGCAATATATGTAGCTGATGATTTGATTAACGAACAGGCAAAAATTGCTGTTTACGATCCTAAAGTTTCAAGAACTAAAATGCTGGCGGATTTAAATTATTTAGAAACAAGAACAGTTGAAGAAAATAATAAGGCTGTTTTAACGTTTGATAATCCTTATGATGCCTGCAAAGACGCCCATGCGATTGCAATTCTTACCGAATGGGATGAATTTACAACATACGATTGGCAAAAAATTTATGATGCAATGCACAAACCTGCATTCGTCTTTGATGGTAGAAATATATTAAATGCACAAGAGTTAGAGTCTATTGGGTTTGTTTATAACGGAATTGGTTCATAG
- a CDS encoding SDR family oxidoreductase, producing MEVSAQYKILITGGAGFIGSNLCEHFLKLGHKVVCLDNFATGHRHNLKDCMENPNFKLIEGDIRTMADCVAAVDGVDYVLHQAALGSVPRSINDPITTNDVNVSGFLNMLTASRDAKVKRFIYAASSSTYGDSEGLPKVEEVIGKPLSPYAITKYVNELYAEIFSKTYGLETIGLRYFNVFGRKQDPNGAYAAVIPKFVMQFMNYESPVINGDGNYSRDFTYIDNVIQMNELAMLSQNSEAVNTVYNTAFGDRNTLNDLTGYLKKYLSELDSKIADVEVVYGQNRAGDIPHSLASIAKAKKMLGYDPKYSLQEGLKEAVSWYWSNLK from the coding sequence ATGGAAGTATCGGCTCAATACAAAATTTTAATTACAGGAGGTGCTGGTTTTATTGGTTCAAATTTATGTGAGCACTTTTTAAAATTAGGTCACAAGGTGGTTTGTTTAGATAACTTTGCGACAGGACATCGCCATAATCTGAAAGATTGTATGGAGAACCCCAATTTTAAATTGATTGAGGGTGATATTCGCACCATGGCCGATTGCGTCGCTGCAGTTGACGGAGTTGATTATGTTTTGCATCAGGCCGCTCTAGGTTCTGTTCCAAGATCTATAAACGATCCGATAACTACTAACGATGTTAATGTGTCGGGTTTTTTAAATATGTTGACAGCGTCCCGTGATGCTAAAGTAAAGCGATTTATATATGCAGCAAGTTCCTCTACCTATGGAGATTCTGAAGGATTGCCAAAAGTAGAAGAGGTTATCGGTAAACCCTTGTCTCCATACGCTATTACAAAATATGTAAACGAATTATATGCTGAAATTTTCAGTAAAACCTACGGTCTGGAAACGATTGGATTGCGCTATTTTAATGTTTTTGGACGAAAACAAGACCCAAATGGTGCCTATGCAGCCGTAATTCCTAAGTTTGTGATGCAGTTTATGAATTATGAAAGTCCGGTTATCAATGGTGACGGGAATTATTCACGCGATTTCACTTATATTGACAATGTGATTCAGATGAACGAATTGGCGATGTTAAGTCAAAATTCGGAAGCTGTAAATACAGTTTACAATACGGCATTTGGAGATCGGAATACTTTGAATGACTTGACAGGATATTTGAAAAAATACTTAAGTGAATTGGATTCAAAAATTGCTGATGTAGAAGTTGTTTACGGTCAAAATAGAGCAGGAGATATTCCGCATTCGTTAGCTAGTATTGCTAAAGCCAAAAAAATGCTGGGATATGATCCGAAATATTCATTACAAGAAGGATTAAAAGAAGCTGTCAGCTGGTACTGGAGCAATTTGAAATAA